Proteins co-encoded in one Puntigrus tetrazona isolate hp1 chromosome 20, ASM1883169v1, whole genome shotgun sequence genomic window:
- the zbtb20 gene encoding zinc finger and BTB domain-containing protein 20 has protein sequence MTERIHHINLHNFSNSVLETLNEQRNRGHFCDVTVRIHGSMLRAHRCVLAAGSPFFQDKLLLGYSDIEIPSVVSVQSVQKLIDFMYSGVLRVSQSEALQILTAASILQIKTVIDECTRIVSQNVGIAGSGSFSVVPGDSGQETPRGTPESGTSGPSSDAESGYMQTSHQSLDRVYSSLYSSCSGLGLQNGTRGNRSHYASTAVTASYDSPLPLQQKEGGQDPAWITRIHERSQQMERFLVTSETTHCRKQPRPVRLHTGDIHIKQEQGDEYNCYGLEDCREDSEQLECVESEPKGESFDSGVSSSIGTETDSVEQPFLSGFARDNCPNKGLQGERGTPVQIEVNDSSPEQNQETVEDGTRNGPSQESGELGIHQPPQANLTAAQSMPGGPYLRPGEPLTSNLRMPLTLTSNTQVMGTAGNTYLPTLFATQSASDNKPFLFSLPQSIGSQQPQFVAVPSPSMPPFPGGLTVPPGGSQQQGGAAVGQHGEKKPYACTLCCKTFTAKQNYVKHMFVHTGEKPHQCSICWRSFSLKDYLIKHMVTHTGVRAYQCSICNKRFTQKSSLNVHMRLHRGEKSYECYICKKKFSHKTLLERHMALHSTETGVSGVSAAGSGGGPASIPVAMAVPEPGAGVVALAMPVGAGGAGGGVGSTGVGVAAEASCQEGTTYMCSVCPVKFDQIEHFNDHMRKHVSDG, from the exons ATGACCGAACGCATTCACCACATTAATCTCCACAACTTTAGCAATTCTGTACTTGAGACCCTCAATGAGCAGCGAAACCGCGGGCACTTCTGTGACGTGACTGTTCGGATCCATGGTAGCATGCTGCGAGCTCACCGTTGTGTGCTGGCTGCAGGCAGCCCCTTCTTTCAGGACAAGCTGCTCCTGGGCTACAGTGACATCGAGATCCCCTCTGTGGTTTCTGTACAGTCCGTCCAGAAACTGATTGACTTCATGTACAGCGGTGTGCTGCGGGTCTCCCAGTCTGAGGCCCTGCAGATCCTCACAGCTGCCAGCATACTTCAGATCAAGACCGTCATCGACGAATGCACCCGCATTGTTTCACAAAATGTTGGCATTGCTGGATCTGGCAGCTTTTCCGTCGTCCCAGGCGACTCGGGGCAGGAGACACCACGGGGAACTCCTGAGTCTGGCACGTCCGGTCCCAGTAGTGATGCCGAATCAGGCTACATGCAAACATCTCACCAGAGCCTTGACCGCGTTTATTCCTCGCTTTATTCCAGCTGTTCTGGGTTGGGCCTGCAAAACGGTACCCGTGGAAATCGCTCCCACTATGCCAGTACCGCGGTGACAGCCAGCTACGACTCGCCCCTTCCACTACAGCAGAAGGAGGGAGGGCAGGACCCTGCCTGGATCACACGCATCCACGAGCGTTCGCAGCAGATGGAGCGCTTCCTGGTCACGTCGGAGACTACACACTGCCGTAAACAGCCTCGTCCAGTGAGGCTCCACACAGGTGATATTCACATCAAGCAGGAGCAAGGGGACGAGTACAACTGCTACGGGCTTGAGGACTGCCGCGAGGACAGCGAACAGCTGGAGTGTGTCGAAAGTGAGCCCAAAGGCGAGAGCTTTGACTCCGGCGTCAGCTCTTCCATTGGCACGGAAACGGATTCTGTTGAGCAGCCGTTCTTGTCTGGCTTTGCCCGAGACAACTGTCCAAACAAAGGCCTGCAAGGCGAGCGTGGAACCCCTGTGCAGATCGAGGTCAACGATTCATCTCCCGAGCAGAACCAAGAGACAGTTGAAGACGGGACTAGAAACGGTCCTTCTCAAGAGAGTGGTGAGCTTGGAATCCATCAGCCGCCACAAGCCAACCTAACAGCAGCCCAGTCCATGCCTGGTGGGCCATACCTGCGGCCAGGTGAGCCACTTACCAGCAACCTGCGTATGCCCCTCACCTTGACCAGCAACACCCAGGTAATGGGAACCGCAGGCAACACTTACTTGCCTACACTCTTTGCAACCCAGTCAGCCAGCGACAACAAGCCTTTCCTCTTCAGTCTGCCCCAGTCCATTGGGAGTCAGCAGCCCCAATTTGTGGCAGTGCCCTCTCCCAGCATGCCTCCATTCCCCGGCGGACTGACGGTGCCACCAGGTGGAAGTCAGCAGCAAGGTGGTGCTGCAGTGGGACAGCATGGGGAGAAGAAGCCCTACGCATGCACTCTTTGTTGTAAGACCTTTACTGCCAAACAAAACTACGTGAAACACATGTTTGTGCACACAG GTGAAAAGCCGCACCAGTGCAGTATCTGCTGGCGTTCGTTCTCGCTGAAGGATTATCTCATCAAACACATGGTTACACATACAGGAGTCCGAGCATACCAGTGCAGCATCTGCAACAAACGCTTCACCCAGAAGAGCTCGCTCAACGTCCACATGCGCTTGCACCGTGGAGAGAAGTCCTACGAGTGCTACATCTGCAAGAAGAAGTTCTCCCACAAGACCCTGCTGGAGCGCCACATGGCCCTGCACAGCACCGAAACCGGGGTCTCCGGGGTCAGTGCCGCCGGGAGCGGCGGAGGCCCCGCATCCATCCCGGTTGCGATGGCTGTTCCCGAGCCGGGAGCGGGAGTGGTGGCTCTCGCCATGCCAGTGGGAGCGGGCGGAGCAGGGGGCGGAGTCGGAAGCACCGGAGTGGGCGTTGCTGCGGAAGCCAGCTGCCAGGAGGGGACCACCTACATGTGCTCCGTGTGCCCTGTCAAGTTTGACCAAATCGAGCACTTCAATGACCACATGCGCAAGCATGTCTCCGACGGataa